Within Amycolatopsis sp. cg5, the genomic segment TAACCTCGACTCACTCAGTCGACCCGCGGGGCGGGGTCGGACCGATCGGCAGAAAGGCTGCGCCGGTGGGGCGACACTCGACCATCAAGGCCCGAAGACGGGTGCTCGTCCCCGTCGTCGTGCTCGGTGTGGTGATCGCGGTCAGTGCTGTCTCGTTTGGAGTGATCCGGCTCGTTCACGCGAACAGTTCGTGTGAGGCACAGACCAAAGTGGTCATGGCCGCTTCCCCCGATATCGCGCCCGCGTTGTCCGCCGTCGTCAGGGGCGTGCACCAGGACTGCGTGCAGATCGAGGTCCAGCCGCGTGATTCCGCGCAGGTGGCCGAAAGCCTGGCGATCTCCGACGGCTCGGTGAAGCCGCAGGTCTGGATTCCCAGTTCCACCTTGGCGTTGCAGCGCGCACGTCAGCTCGGCGCGACCGAGGTGCCCGAGTCCGGCGCGTCGGTGGCGAGCTCGCCGGTGGTGCTCGGGGTCGCGCAGGAGATCGCGGCCGGGCTCGGCTGGCCGGCGAAAACGCTCACCTGGGCGGACGTGCTGGGGGTGAGTGACGGCACGGTCATCCCCGGAATGCCCGATCCGGCAAGGAATCCGGTCGGGGTGTCGGCGTTGTTCGGACTGAGGGACGTCACGAAGTCCCAGCCGGACGCGGGGCCCGCGTACACCTCGCTGCTGCGGCGCTTCTCAGCCAGCACGACCGCGACCGAGTCGGAGTTGTTCACCCGGTTGCCCGGCGCTGGCGATCTCGCGGTGCAGTCGGTGACGGCGTTCCCGACTTCGGAAAACGCGGTGCTGCGCCACAATGTCGCGAAACCCGAGGCGCCACTCGTCTCGGTCTATTCACCGGCCTCTCCGTCGCTCGACTATCCGTTCGCGGTGCTCTCCGGCGCGGATCCGGCGCAGGCCAAGGCGATCCAGCCGGTGCTGTCGGCGTTGCTGTCCCAGCCGGGCGCGGTGGCCGTCGCGGACGCGGGCCTGCGTGCCGCCGGCGGGCAGGCGCTGCGCGCGGCCACGGACAACCGCGTGACCGGCCGGGGTCTGCAGACCGCGCCGATGCCGTCGCCCGCCGACGTCGACAAGATCCTGAACCTCTGGGCAGGCATCAACCTGAGCGCGCGGGTCCAGGTGCTCATCGACGTTTCCGGCTCGATGACCGGTCTGGTGCCCGGCACGGAAAAGACCCGGATGCAGGCGACGCTCGAAGCGGCGGAAAAAGGGCTGCGATTGTTCAAACCGACGAGTCAGGTACGCATACTGACGTTTTCCACCAAACTCGACGGTGACAAGGACTATCGCGAAGTGCTGCCCATGGCGCCGGTCGGGGAGCAGCTCAAACCCGGCCCGCTGGAGAAACTCCGCGGCATCAAAGCCACCCCGGACGGCCAAACCGGGCTCTATGACAGTGTTTTGGACTCGTACAAGGTCGCGCGGCGCGAATGGGAGCCGGGCAGGCTCAACATCGTCATCGTGATGACCGACGGCAAGAACGCCGACCCCGGCGGGCTCACCCGCGAGCAGCTGCTCGTCGAACTCGGCAAACTGCAGAACCTGGCGCGGCCGATTCCGATCATCGGGATCGGCATCGGCCCGGACATCGACGCGGCCGAGTTGCAGGAGATCACCAAGCCGACCGGCGGCCAGGCGTTCACCACCCCCGATCCCGGCAAGATCTCCGACGTGTTCTTCGGCGCGCTGAGCAAGCTCACCGGCGCCTGATCACCTGGTATATCCCCAGTATCGCGGCCAGGCTGATCAGGCTGAGGTACAGCTGCGAGCGCGCGTCCTCGACGAACAGCATCGAGACGACCACCAGCAGCGTGCCGGCGAGGGTGAGCCAGCTGAGCCAGGGATAGCCCCACATGCGGAGCTTGAGCCGGTCCGGCGCTTCGGCTTCGAGCGTGCGGCGCATGCGGATCTGCGAGCCCGCGATGATCGCGTAGACGAACAACGCGACGGCGCCCGCCGAGTTGATGATGAAGTAGAAGATCTGGTCGGGGGAGACGTAGCTCATGATCACGGCGACGTAGCCGACCAAGGTGGACAGCAGGATCGCCTTCCACGGCACGCCACGCGAGTTGGTGTCGGCGACCCAGCGCGGCGCCCAGCCGTGCCGTTTCAACGCGAAGAGCATGCGGGAAGCCGTGTACAGCCCCGAATTCAGCACCGAGAGCGCGGCCGTCAGCACGACCGCGCCGACGATCGTCTCGGCCGCCGGGATGCCGAACCGGCCGAACGCGGCGGCGAACGGGCTCGTCTCGGTCGGCACGTCGCGCCACGGGATGATCATCACGATCAGCGCGACCGAGCCGACGTAGAACAGGATCACCCGCCAGACGGTGGTGGCGGTGGCCTTCTGCACGGCCTTCTCGGGTTCGCTCGACTCCGCGGCGGCGATCGTGACGATCTCGGCGCCGAAGTACGAGAAGATCACGATCACCACGCCATGGATCACCGAGAACGTGCCATTGGCGAAGAACCCGTCCTGCGCGATGTTGCCGACGGAGAGGTGTGCGCCCGGCCAGAGCCCGAGCACGAACAGCAGGCCCAGCACCATGAACACGACGATCGTGGTGACCTTGATGGACGCCAGCCAGAACTCGGTCTCACCGAACGAGCGCGCGGACAGCAGGTTCGTGACGGTCAGCAGCAGCATGAGCCCGAGCGAAAAGACCCACTGCGGAACCGAAGGCACCCATTTCTCAAGGATCTTCGCGCCCGCGACGGCTTCGAAAGCGACCACGCCGACCCAGAAGTACCAATACAGCCAGCCGATGGTGAAGCCCGCCCAGCCGCCGAGCGACTCGCGCGCGTACTCCATGAAGGACCCGAGCGCGGGCGACGCGGTCGCCATCTCGCCCAGCATCCGCATGACGAGCACGACCAGCAGCCCGCCGAGCGCGTAGGAGAGCACGGCGGCGGGCCCGACCGTGTGGATCACGGCCCCGCTGCCGATGAACAGGCTCGCGCCGATGATGCCGCCGAGCGCGATCATCCGGACGTGCCGCTGGCGCAGGTTGGGTTTCAGGCCGTCCATAGCGTCGGGATCTTGCCAGCTGCCGGGCTATCCCGGCAATGGTTCACCGACGGCGACTTGCTGAGCCGGCGACTTCAGCTGCACGAGGGTCGCCCCGGCGAGCAGGATCACGGCGCCGACGGCCTGCACGACCGTCAACGCCTCGCCGAGCACGATCCACGCCAGCAGGCTCGCGAGGATCACCTCGACCAGCCCGAGCACGCTCGCGATGGCGGCGGGCAGGTACTGAAGCGCGGAGATCCCGGCGAGATAGGGGAGCACGGTCCCCACCAGCATCAGCGCGACCACTGCCACCCAGACCGGCGGATGCCACGGCCCGATGTCCGCGGGCGCGGTGAGCACCTGGACCGGGATCGTCCACGGCGGCGCGACCACGTTCACGGCGAGCGCGCCGATCCCCATGCCCCAGGTGACCATGCCCAGCGGATGCCTGCTCGCCAGCCCTCGTTCCCCGATCAGGAAGTACCCGGCCGAGCACAGCGCGGCCCCGAAACCCGCGAGCAGCCCGAGCGCGTCGAGCTTCAGCCCCTGCTAGACCTGCGCGACCAGCACGAGCCCGATCATGGCGAGCGCGATCCCACCCCAGACGGCCTTCGCCA encodes:
- a CDS encoding VWA domain-containing protein, which encodes MAASPDIAPALSAVVRGVHQDCVQIEVQPRDSAQVAESLAISDGSVKPQVWIPSSTLALQRARQLGATEVPESGASVASSPVVLGVAQEIAAGLGWPAKTLTWADVLGVSDGTVIPGMPDPARNPVGVSALFGLRDVTKSQPDAGPAYTSLLRRFSASTTATESELFTRLPGAGDLAVQSVTAFPTSENAVLRHNVAKPEAPLVSVYSPASPSLDYPFAVLSGADPAQAKAIQPVLSALLSQPGAVAVADAGLRAAGGQALRAATDNRVTGRGLQTAPMPSPADVDKILNLWAGINLSARVQVLIDVSGSMTGLVPGTEKTRMQATLEAAEKGLRLFKPTSQVRILTFSTKLDGDKDYREVLPMAPVGEQLKPGPLEKLRGIKATPDGQTGLYDSVLDSYKVARREWEPGRLNIVIVMTDGKNADPGGLTREQLLVELGKLQNLARPIPIIGIGIGPDIDAAELQEITKPTGGQAFTTPDPGKISDVFFGALSKLTGA
- a CDS encoding amino acid permease is translated as MDGLKPNLRQRHVRMIALGGIIGASLFIGSGAVIHTVGPAAVLSYALGGLLVVLVMRMLGEMATASPALGSFMEYARESLGGWAGFTIGWLYWYFWVGVVAFEAVAGAKILEKWVPSVPQWVFSLGLMLLLTVTNLLSARSFGETEFWLASIKVTTIVVFMVLGLLFVLGLWPGAHLSVGNIAQDGFFANGTFSVIHGVVIVIFSYFGAEIVTIAAAESSEPEKAVQKATATTVWRVILFYVGSVALIVMIIPWRDVPTETSPFAAAFGRFGIPAAETIVGAVVLTAALSVLNSGLYTASRMLFALKRHGWAPRWVADTNSRGVPWKAILLSTLVGYVAVIMSYVSPDQIFYFIINSAGAVALFVYAIIAGSQIRMRRTLEAEAPDRLKLRMWGYPWLSWLTLAGTLLVVVSMLFVEDARSQLYLSLISLAAILGIYQVIRRR